Proteins co-encoded in one Spirochaetota bacterium genomic window:
- a CDS encoding cytochrome c3 family protein has product MLLRTIIYLLYLLIYITMTISFADQNDSSKPKKKLKDMKIIILPKTGHRKSEIMFNHLEHIEKYNTECVDCHHKATNKKCATCHLKKDQREIVNLKDAFHQQCHDCHRETSGPKACGRCHIKNE; this is encoded by the coding sequence ATGCTTTTAAGGACAATTATATATTTATTATATTTGCTCATTTACATAACAATGACCATTTCTTTTGCGGATCAGAATGATTCCTCAAAACCGAAAAAAAAACTTAAGGATATGAAAATTATCATACTCCCGAAAACAGGGCATAGAAAATCGGAGATCATGTTCAATCACCTTGAACATATTGAGAAGTACAATACTGAATGTGTTGATTGTCACCATAAGGCGACTAATAAGAAATGCGCAACCTGTCATTTAAAGAAGGATCAGCGAGAGATAGTGAACCTCAAGGACGCGTTTCATCAACAATGTCATGATTGCCACAGAGAAACATCAGGCCCAAAGGCCTGTGGAAGGTGTCATATAAAGAATGAATAG
- a CDS encoding CaiB/BaiF CoA-transferase family protein — translation MGPLDGIKIIEVAGIGPGPFCGMMLADMGAEIIRIDRISGGLGSGIPNDVLNRNRRSIATNLKSPEGIDIVLKLCEKADALFEGFRPGVAESLGIGPDDCMKRNPKLVYGRMTGWGQDGPMAKAAGHDINYISLTGALHAIGRKGEPPVPPLNLVGDFGGGGMLLAFGIVCALLEANKSGKGQVVDAAMVDGAAALMAMFFTFKNMGIFVEERGSNMLDGGAHFYDTYETKDGKYISIGSIEPQFYQLLIEKANLDPEKFAPQMDTTKWPELKAELIRVFKNKTRDEWCELMEGTDVCFAPVLSLSEALNHPHNKARKTHVEVDGIMQQAPAPRFSRTVPEIRCNSRNVGQDTIEILTECGYTQNEITELKEKGTVST, via the coding sequence ATGGGACCACTAGATGGAATTAAAATAATCGAGGTTGCTGGCATTGGGCCTGGACCATTCTGCGGTATGATGTTGGCAGATATGGGAGCAGAAATTATTCGTATCGATCGTATTAGTGGGGGATTGGGCAGCGGTATACCCAATGATGTACTTAATCGTAACAGACGCTCTATAGCTACTAACCTAAAATCTCCAGAAGGCATAGATATCGTGCTAAAGCTTTGTGAAAAGGCTGATGCCCTTTTTGAGGGTTTTCGACCTGGTGTTGCTGAATCACTTGGTATTGGCCCTGATGATTGTATGAAGCGTAATCCTAAATTGGTTTATGGTCGCATGACTGGATGGGGACAGGATGGTCCAATGGCTAAAGCTGCAGGACATGATATTAACTATATATCTTTAACAGGCGCATTGCATGCTATCGGACGCAAAGGCGAGCCCCCGGTTCCACCTTTAAATTTAGTTGGCGATTTTGGTGGCGGCGGCATGTTACTTGCATTTGGAATAGTATGCGCCCTATTGGAAGCGAACAAATCAGGGAAAGGGCAGGTGGTAGATGCCGCGATGGTTGATGGCGCAGCAGCTCTCATGGCAATGTTCTTTACATTCAAGAATATGGGCATTTTCGTTGAAGAGCGGGGGAGCAATATGCTCGATGGCGGTGCCCATTTTTATGATACATATGAGACAAAGGATGGCAAATACATCTCCATTGGTTCAATAGAACCGCAGTTCTATCAACTCTTAATCGAAAAGGCCAATCTGGACCCAGAAAAATTTGCTCCCCAAATGGATACAACAAAATGGCCAGAACTTAAAGCAGAACTAATTAGAGTCTTCAAGAACAAAACCCGGGATGAGTGGTGTGAATTAATGGAGGGCACAGATGTCTGCTTTGCACCAGTGCTCTCTCTTTCTGAGGCATTAAACCATCCTCATAACAAAGCCCGAAAGACACATGTTGAGGTAGACGGTATTATGCAGCAGGCACCAGCTCCTCGATTTAGTCGCACGGTTCCTGAAATCCGTTGTAATTCCCGTAATGTGGGTCAGGATACAATAGAAATATTAACTGAATGCGGATATACACAAAACGAAATTACAGAACTAAAGGAGAAAGGCACAGTATCAACGTAA
- a CDS encoding DsbA family protein, protein MGKGLVDELTKEFDVKVEWLGYEIHPETPRGGVLISSLFPRSRLVEMLQNLRLRGAPFGLSFTEMSILPNSKMVLIASEFARENNRFDEFHELVFRSFFTNGRDIGHIEVIKEIAHDAGLNVDSLIDALSERKYRARIDEVRQEAIENGVTSIPTFIIEERERIIGAQQVDVFRDTMKKYVM, encoded by the coding sequence ATAGGCAAGGGGCTTGTCGATGAGCTAACGAAGGAATTCGATGTCAAAGTTGAATGGCTTGGTTATGAGATTCACCCGGAAACACCCAGAGGTGGTGTGCTAATTTCTAGCCTTTTCCCTAGGAGTAGATTAGTAGAAATGCTTCAAAATCTTCGTTTAAGAGGCGCGCCCTTTGGTTTATCATTTACCGAGATGAGCATTCTTCCAAATTCGAAAATGGTTTTGATAGCAAGCGAATTTGCCCGTGAGAACAATCGGTTTGATGAATTCCATGAGTTGGTTTTTCGTTCATTTTTTACTAATGGAAGGGATATTGGCCATATTGAAGTGATTAAAGAGATAGCTCATGATGCGGGATTAAACGTGGATAGCCTCATAGACGCATTGAGTGAGAGGAAATATAGAGCAAGAATTGATGAGGTAAGACAAGAGGCTATTGAAAATGGTGTTACCTCTATTCCAACATTTATAATTGAAGAGAGAGAGCGAATCATTGGCGCACAACAGGTCGATGTTTTTCGAGACACCATGAAAAAATATGTCATGTAA
- a CDS encoding methyl-accepting chemotaxis protein, producing the protein MKKLFSFFNEMSIRKRVTSTLIGLSLLILTVYLCINFFYTRNNIYEFIINHFKEIITKEFEYIEYLTENNIEAIERIARNKRIIKVTHDSYNNEIEQDSFDEMKYFLKSIMNERQELETIELVDSNWDIFYYSDKNKPISDSILTEIKGTNDVHIYDAIVIRDEKGAMMSQPISYPIYKGGDEKSQIVGYIIAHINMNILDDSFSRIDVGEGGEAYLIDSGGRILCSSGEYEFGYNRGDFSDYYLANKSTSEGYRIINPQSGQLVDSVRECFRTVRAGYDIYINHKGEEVIGVWKWFSYFKWMLLLEIETGEAFSTVYNTIILYSILSVILILSTLVIAYFLSDSIKRTFIEFINTFKKGASGDLTTRYSLSSPHNKIEVYNKTRHSKSEEYVEYDNREGLCFFEIGTLSEEKEQEGICRFIKEGTYASCRMCKIYKSIIKSEMDDAGALFNMLMTKTNKVIGMITNMTTMLFSSSSDLSKTTSTFLANANNQASTVEEVMAAIEELTAGFDNIAKGTLDQHKSLETMITRVDELSLIINESGEQIDEIKKRTNNFSSKAINGKESLNIMNQSMIKIEGSSKRMMNVIEIIDEISEQINLLSLNANIEAARAGEAGRGFAVVADEISKLADQTASSLKEIDSLIIINSEEIQKGMSSIKGTVDVISEIIEGFNSISLMMNNISEYIEKQVDTNNAVNEEMNNVKDKSDEIMYATEEQKTASDEIVNSMSLISELSQEYANKAQDLSADSETFETLATLLDNSTLYFRK; encoded by the coding sequence ATGAAAAAGCTATTCTCATTTTTTAATGAGATGAGTATAAGGAAACGGGTTACTTCTACTCTTATTGGTCTTTCCCTGTTAATTTTAACTGTATATTTGTGCATTAATTTTTTCTATACCAGAAATAATATTTATGAATTTATAATAAATCACTTTAAGGAGATAATAACAAAGGAATTTGAATATATTGAATATTTAACTGAAAACAACATTGAAGCCATTGAAAGAATAGCTCGAAACAAAAGAATAATAAAGGTTACTCATGATTCTTATAATAATGAGATTGAACAGGATAGTTTTGATGAGATGAAATATTTCCTGAAGTCTATAATGAATGAACGACAGGAACTCGAGACGATTGAGCTAGTAGATAGCAATTGGGATATATTTTACTATTCAGATAAGAATAAGCCAATCAGTGATAGCATATTGACCGAGATCAAGGGGACTAATGATGTGCATATCTATGATGCAATTGTGATAAGGGATGAGAAGGGAGCAATGATGTCTCAACCAATAAGTTATCCAATATATAAGGGGGGTGATGAGAAGAGTCAAATTGTAGGTTATATTATAGCGCATATAAATATGAATATACTTGATGATTCCTTTTCCAGAATTGATGTAGGGGAAGGAGGCGAGGCTTATCTTATAGATTCCGGAGGGAGGATATTATGTTCATCCGGAGAATATGAATTTGGATACAACAGAGGAGATTTTTCCGATTATTATTTAGCTAATAAATCTACATCAGAGGGCTATAGAATAATTAATCCTCAAAGTGGTCAGCTTGTGGATAGTGTCCGGGAATGCTTCAGAACAGTTAGGGCCGGTTATGATATATACATAAATCATAAGGGAGAGGAGGTAATAGGCGTATGGAAGTGGTTCAGTTATTTTAAATGGATGTTGTTGCTCGAGATAGAAACAGGAGAGGCATTTAGCACGGTTTATAATACTATTATACTTTATTCAATTCTGTCTGTAATACTTATTTTATCGACACTTGTCATAGCATATTTCTTATCCGATAGCATTAAGCGTACCTTTATAGAATTTATTAATACCTTTAAAAAGGGCGCCTCAGGAGATTTAACAACCAGGTATTCCCTATCATCTCCGCATAATAAGATCGAGGTTTATAATAAGACACGTCATTCTAAAAGTGAAGAGTATGTTGAATATGACAATAGAGAGGGTTTATGTTTCTTTGAGATTGGCACACTCAGTGAAGAGAAAGAACAGGAAGGGATATGCAGATTTATTAAAGAGGGAACTTATGCCTCCTGTAGAATGTGTAAAATATATAAATCTATTATTAAAAGTGAGATGGATGATGCGGGAGCATTATTTAATATGCTTATGACAAAGACCAATAAAGTAATAGGCATGATCACGAATATGACAACTATGTTGTTCTCTTCTTCCAGCGATCTGTCCAAAACTACTTCGACCTTTCTGGCAAATGCAAATAATCAAGCCTCCACAGTAGAGGAGGTTATGGCCGCGATAGAGGAGTTAACTGCCGGATTCGATAATATTGCTAAAGGAACATTGGATCAGCATAAAAGCCTTGAGACGATGATTACCAGGGTGGATGAATTGTCTCTGATTATCAATGAGTCAGGAGAGCAGATAGATGAAATAAAAAAGAGAACCAATAATTTTTCTTCAAAAGCGATAAATGGCAAAGAATCCCTCAATATTATGAATCAGAGCATGATCAAGATTGAAGGCAGTTCCAAAAGGATGATGAATGTAATTGAAATAATTGATGAAATATCTGAACAGATCAATCTACTCTCGCTAAATGCGAATATTGAAGCGGCTCGAGCTGGTGAGGCTGGAAGAGGATTTGCTGTTGTTGCTGATGAGATATCGAAGCTTGCAGATCAGACCGCCTCGAGTTTAAAAGAGATTGATTCACTAATCATAATAAATAGTGAAGAGATACAAAAGGGGATGTCGAGCATTAAAGGGACCGTTGACGTTATTAGCGAAATTATCGAAGGATTTAATTCCATTAGCCTAATGATGAACAATATATCCGAATATATTGAAAAGCAGGTTGATACCAACAACGCTGTGAATGAAGAGATGAATAATGTTAAGGATAAATCGGACGAGATCATGTATGCAACAGAGGAACAGAAGACTGCATCAGATGAGATTGTGAATTCCATGTCTTTAATAAGTGAATTAAGTCAGGAATATGCCAATAAGGCTCAAGACCTCTCGGCAGATTCTGAAACCTTTGAGACGTTAGCAACGTTACTCGATAACTCCACATTGTATTTTAGAAAATAA
- a CDS encoding nickel-dependent hydrogenase large subunit gives MSKVLIDPLSRIEGHLSIEIDVSNGTVNNAKCKGDMFRGFEMLLKGRNPVDANMITQRICGVCPISHAVASSKCLESAFNIKPSRNGMILRNLILAANYLQSHIIHFYHLAALDYVDIKALLKYSGENKALNNLKSWANIELQKKSGTPNEITALAPFLPRYEGEDFYIKDTGLNIDLISHYVMALDIRMKAHKLAAIFGGKIPHAASLLPGGVSQKVTKDKLKEYKSLLEEIEVFVNKIYLNDILEVAKAFPEYFSMGRYYSFLSFGVFGDDLNEEFLFHRGVAQKTRLRRFDPAKIKEYVQHSRYKSMSGLHPSRGETVAHRDKEDAYSWVKAPRYNGMPYEVGPLARIVVSYLSGSSVVKGEVDSLLRIFSADITSLFSVIGRHAARVLECKILCQQARNWIEEVKIGSPSRTQYRIPDKGEGMGLTEAPRGALGHWMVIKDYKIDNYQCVVPTTWNIGPRDDDGNLGVVEQALSGTKISDKHNPIEAARVVRSFDPCLACAIHVIEGDRALKRFKVC, from the coding sequence ATGTCTAAGGTACTAATTGATCCATTAAGCAGGATTGAAGGACATCTATCAATAGAAATTGATGTGTCCAATGGGACGGTGAATAACGCTAAATGCAAGGGTGATATGTTTCGTGGTTTCGAAATGCTCTTAAAGGGAAGAAACCCTGTGGATGCAAATATGATAACCCAAAGGATATGCGGGGTTTGCCCCATATCTCATGCTGTGGCATCGAGTAAATGCTTGGAATCGGCTTTTAATATTAAACCCTCCAGGAATGGAATGATATTGAGAAACCTAATACTTGCGGCAAATTATTTGCAATCGCATATAATTCATTTTTATCATCTTGCAGCGCTGGATTATGTAGATATTAAAGCGCTTCTTAAATATAGTGGAGAAAACAAGGCTCTCAATAATCTAAAATCATGGGCTAACATAGAACTCCAAAAGAAGAGCGGAACTCCCAATGAAATTACAGCCCTTGCGCCATTTCTTCCCAGGTATGAAGGAGAGGATTTCTATATTAAGGATACAGGCTTGAATATTGACCTAATCTCACACTATGTAATGGCTTTGGATATTAGGATGAAGGCGCATAAGCTAGCCGCAATCTTTGGAGGCAAGATACCCCATGCCGCAAGTCTGCTTCCTGGCGGGGTGTCACAAAAGGTCACAAAGGATAAATTGAAAGAGTATAAAAGTTTATTGGAAGAAATAGAAGTCTTTGTAAACAAAATATATCTTAATGATATTCTTGAGGTGGCAAAGGCATTTCCTGAATATTTTTCCATGGGAAGATATTATTCATTCCTTTCATTTGGTGTTTTTGGTGATGACCTGAATGAAGAGTTCCTGTTTCATAGGGGTGTGGCTCAGAAGACGAGGCTAAGAAGGTTTGATCCTGCTAAGATTAAAGAATATGTACAGCATTCTCGTTACAAATCTATGAGTGGACTTCATCCGTCAAGGGGTGAAACAGTCGCGCATAGAGATAAGGAAGACGCATATTCATGGGTAAAGGCGCCTCGATATAATGGAATGCCCTATGAGGTGGGACCGCTTGCCAGGATCGTTGTCAGCTATCTTTCGGGCAGTAGTGTTGTTAAGGGAGAGGTGGATTCACTTTTAAGAATTTTTAGCGCGGACATAACATCGCTGTTCTCTGTTATAGGCCGTCACGCCGCGCGGGTATTGGAATGCAAAATTCTATGTCAACAGGCAAGGAACTGGATTGAAGAGGTTAAGATCGGCTCTCCATCCAGAACGCAATACAGGATTCCCGATAAGGGCGAAGGCATGGGGCTTACTGAAGCGCCTAGAGGCGCTTTGGGACATTGGATGGTTATCAAAGATTATAAAATAGATAACTATCAGTGTGTGGTGCCAACAACGTGGAATATCGGTCCAAGGGATGATGATGGCAACTTGGGGGTTGTGGAACAGGCTCTATCCGGAACTAAAATATCTGATAAACACAATCCTATTGAGGCGGCTAGAGTTGTTAGATCCTTTGATCCCTGCTTGGCATGCGCAATCCATGTTATTGAAGGAGATCGCGCCCTCAAACGCTTCAAGGTATGCTGA